In Pseudomonas lalkuanensis, the following are encoded in one genomic region:
- a CDS encoding PhnE/PtxC family ABC transporter permease: MLKSSPRDPAALPRLLLTLLALALLWPGLELSELNPAVLLDEGNARTMGQFLSAFWPPEHGEEFLLLLGRATLETLAIATAGMSLALLIALPASLWASRALSLSALARGGRPAWWAQALRWPVRGLLIFLRSVPEIVWALLFVRAVGLGPTAGVLAIAITYSGMLGKVYAEIFESVDPRPTRALLAAGSPRLAAFAYGVLPVAAAEMISYTVYRWECAVRASVVMGFVGAGGLGQQMDLSMRMFAGGEVASMLLTFLALVLLADQLSRFLRGRFA, encoded by the coding sequence ATGCTGAAGTCTTCCCCTCGCGACCCCGCGGCGCTGCCCCGGCTGCTGCTCACCCTGCTGGCCCTGGCGCTGCTCTGGCCCGGCCTGGAACTGAGCGAGCTGAACCCCGCCGTCCTGCTGGATGAAGGCAACGCCCGCACCATGGGGCAGTTCCTCTCCGCCTTCTGGCCTCCGGAGCATGGCGAGGAATTCCTCCTGCTGTTGGGCCGGGCCACCCTGGAAACCCTGGCCATCGCTACCGCCGGCATGAGCCTTGCGCTGCTGATCGCCCTGCCCGCTTCGCTCTGGGCCAGCCGCGCACTGTCGCTGTCCGCGCTGGCCCGTGGCGGTCGCCCGGCCTGGTGGGCGCAGGCCCTGCGCTGGCCGGTGCGCGGGCTGCTGATTTTCCTGCGCAGCGTGCCGGAGATCGTCTGGGCGCTGCTGTTCGTTCGCGCCGTGGGCCTGGGCCCCACTGCCGGGGTTCTGGCCATCGCCATCACCTACAGCGGCATGCTCGGCAAGGTCTATGCGGAAATCTTCGAATCCGTCGACCCGCGCCCCACCCGTGCCCTGCTCGCCGCCGGCAGCCCGCGCCTGGCGGCCTTCGCCTACGGGGTGCTGCCCGTTGCCGCGGCGGAGATGATTTCCTACACGGTCTACCGCTGGGAGTGCGCGGTGCGCGCCTCGGTGGTGATGGGCTTCGTCGGCGCCGGCGGCCTGGGCCAGCAGATGGACCTGTCCATGCGCATGTTCGCCGGTGGCGAAGTGGCCAGCATGCTGCTGACCTTCCTCGCCCTGGTGTTGCTGGCCGACCAGCTCAGCCGCTTTCTGCGCGGGAGGTTCGCGTGA
- a CDS encoding phage infection protein, which translates to MKTQAIAALFIATLSSSVFALPSSSQTIDPVVAEGYMVLDRVAEDGSDRTGANRIAEGGSDRTGANRIAEGGSDRTGANRIAEGGSDRTGANRIAEGGSDRTGANRIAEGGSDRTGANRIAEGGSDRTGANRIAEGGSDRTGVNRIAEGGSDRTGANRIAEGGSDRLVQAQRVS; encoded by the coding sequence ATGAAAACTCAAGCCATCGCCGCACTGTTCATCGCTACCCTGAGCAGCTCTGTTTTCGCTCTGCCGTCCTCCTCCCAGACCATCGACCCGGTAGTCGCTGAAGGCTACATGGTGCTGGATCGCGTTGCCGAAGATGGTTCCGACCGCACTGGCGCCAACCGCATCGCCGAAGGCGGTTCCGACCGTACCGGCGCCAACCGCATCGCCGAAGGCGGTTCCGACCGTACCGGCGCCAACCGCATCGCCGAAGGCGGTTCCGACCGTACCGGCGCCAACCGTATCGCCGAAGGCGGTTCCGACCGCACTGGCGCCAACCGCATCGCCGAAGGCGGTTCCGACCGTACCGGCGCCAACCGCATCGCCGAAGGTGGTTCCGACCGCACTGGCGCCAACCGTATCGCTGAAGGCGGTTCCGACCGTACCGGCGTCAACCGCATCGCCGAAGGTGGTTCCGACCGCACTGGCGCCAACCGTATCGCTGAAGGCGGTTCCGACCGCCTGGTCCAAGCCCAGCGCGTAAGCTGA
- the phnE gene encoding phosphonate ABC transporter, permease protein PhnE has protein sequence MKPGNILVLLALLAAAIGSFAWLGIDLGALASGDALQQMGSYAVRFLKPDLSAPHFAAIGRGALETLAMSALGTLLAALLGMLLAIPAAGRFGSAAQGGARLLLNALRAVPELVWAALMVLAAGLGPNAGTLALALHTAGVLGRLFAEALENTPAEPAEAIRLNGGGRINAFCYGTLPAVWPQLVAYMLYRWENNIRMASVLGFVGAGGLGQMLYMSLSLFQEAQAASVILAMLVLVLGVDALSGWMRQRWVSA, from the coding sequence GTGAAGCCGGGCAATATCCTGGTGCTTCTCGCCCTGCTGGCGGCGGCGATCGGCTCCTTCGCGTGGCTGGGCATCGATCTCGGCGCCCTGGCCAGTGGCGATGCCCTGCAACAGATGGGCAGCTACGCGGTGCGTTTCCTCAAGCCTGACCTGTCTGCCCCGCACTTTGCGGCCATCGGCCGGGGCGCCCTGGAAACCCTCGCCATGTCGGCGCTGGGCACCCTGCTGGCGGCCTTGCTGGGGATGCTGCTCGCCATACCCGCCGCCGGCCGCTTCGGCAGTGCTGCCCAGGGTGGCGCGCGGCTGCTGCTCAACGCCCTGCGCGCCGTGCCGGAACTGGTCTGGGCGGCGTTGATGGTGCTGGCTGCGGGCCTCGGCCCGAACGCCGGCACGCTGGCCCTGGCCCTGCATACCGCAGGCGTGCTCGGCCGGCTGTTTGCCGAAGCCCTGGAAAACACCCCGGCGGAACCGGCCGAAGCCATCCGCCTGAACGGCGGCGGACGCATCAACGCCTTCTGCTACGGCACCCTGCCGGCAGTCTGGCCGCAACTGGTGGCCTACATGCTCTATCGCTGGGAGAACAACATCCGCATGGCCAGCGTACTGGGCTTCGTCGGTGCCGGCGGCCTCGGGCAGATGCTCTACATGAGCCTGTCCCTGTTCCAGGAAGCCCAGGCCGCCAGCGTGATCCTCGCCATGCTGGTACTCGTGTTGGGTGTGGATGCCTTGAGCGGCTGGATGCGCCAGCGCTGGGTCAGTGCATAG
- the livH gene encoding high-affinity branched-chain amino acid ABC transporter permease LivH — protein MPDLYHYLQQLVNGLTVGSTYALIAIGYTMVYGIIGMINFAHGEVYMIGSYVAFIVIAGLTMLGLESLPIVIVAAFAASIIVASAYGYSIERVAYRPLRGSNRLIPLISAIGMSIFLQNEVLLTQDSKDKAIPNLIPGNFVLGESTMNGVVISYMQILIFVVTFLVMYGLTLFISRSRLGRACRACAEDIRMANLLGINTNNIIALTFVIGATLAAVAAVLLGMQYGVINPHIGFLAGIKAFTAAVLGGIGSIPGAMLGGLVLGVAEAFGADIFGDQYKDVVAFSLLVLVLLFRPTGILGRPEVEKV, from the coding sequence ATGCCTGATCTCTACCACTATCTGCAACAGCTGGTTAACGGTCTCACCGTTGGCAGCACTTATGCCCTGATCGCCATCGGCTACACCATGGTCTACGGCATCATCGGCATGATCAACTTCGCCCACGGCGAGGTCTACATGATCGGCTCGTACGTAGCCTTCATCGTGATTGCCGGGCTCACCATGCTCGGTCTGGAAAGCCTTCCAATCGTCATCGTCGCGGCCTTCGCCGCGAGCATCATCGTTGCGAGCGCTTACGGTTACAGCATCGAACGGGTCGCCTACCGCCCCCTTCGCGGCAGCAACCGCCTGATCCCGCTGATCTCCGCGATCGGCATGTCGATCTTCCTGCAGAACGAAGTACTGCTGACCCAGGACTCCAAGGACAAGGCGATCCCCAACCTGATTCCGGGCAACTTCGTACTTGGCGAGAGCACCATGAATGGCGTGGTGATCTCCTACATGCAGATCCTGATCTTCGTGGTCACCTTCCTGGTCATGTACGGCCTCACCCTGTTCATCTCCCGTTCGCGCCTGGGCCGTGCCTGCCGCGCCTGCGCCGAAGACATCAGGATGGCCAACCTGCTGGGCATCAATACCAACAACATCATCGCCCTGACCTTCGTCATCGGCGCCACCCTGGCCGCCGTGGCCGCGGTGCTGCTGGGCATGCAATACGGCGTGATCAACCCGCATATCGGCTTCCTCGCCGGTATCAAGGCCTTCACCGCAGCGGTACTCGGCGGCATCGGCAGCATTCCGGGCGCCATGCTCGGCGGCCTGGTGCTGGGTGTAGCCGAGGCCTTCGGCGCCGACATCTTCGGCGACCAGTACAAGGACGTCGTGGCCTTCAGCCTGCTGGTTCTGGTCCTGTTGTTCCGGCCGACCGGCATCCTTGGCCGTCCGGAGGTGGAGAAGGTATGA
- a CDS encoding branched-chain amino acid ABC transporter substrate-binding protein, with amino-acid sequence MNKATKQISKLFAAMALAGVASYSVAADTIKIALAGPVTGAVAQYGEMQFIGAKMAIEQINKAGGVNGAQLEGVVYDDACDPKQAVAVANKIVNDGIHYVVGHLCSSSTQPASDIYEDEGVLMITAASTSPDITSRGYQLVFRTIGLDSLQGPTAGNFIADHVKPKAVAVIHDKQQYGEGIATAVKQTLEAKGIKVPLFEGINAGDKDFSTIVAKLKQTGVDFVYYGGYHPELGLLLRQSAEKGLKVRFMGPEGVGNKELSAIAGPASEGLLVTLPKSFDQDPKNQALVDAFKAKNEDPSGPFVFPAYAAVKVIADGIKKAGEDDTAKVAAALRANSFDTPTGTLAFDEKGDLKDFSFVVYEWHKDGTKTEAK; translated from the coding sequence ATGAACAAGGCTACCAAGCAGATTTCCAAACTGTTCGCCGCCATGGCTCTGGCCGGTGTCGCCAGCTACTCCGTAGCAGCCGACACCATCAAGATCGCCCTGGCAGGTCCGGTGACCGGTGCGGTTGCCCAGTACGGTGAGATGCAATTCATTGGCGCCAAGATGGCGATCGAGCAGATCAACAAGGCCGGCGGGGTGAACGGCGCTCAGCTCGAAGGCGTGGTGTATGACGACGCGTGCGATCCGAAACAGGCCGTCGCCGTAGCCAACAAGATCGTCAACGACGGTATTCACTACGTGGTTGGCCACCTCTGCTCCAGCTCCACCCAGCCTGCGTCCGACATCTACGAAGACGAAGGCGTCCTGATGATCACCGCGGCTTCCACCAGCCCGGACATCACCTCCCGCGGTTACCAGCTGGTATTCCGCACCATCGGCCTCGACAGCCTGCAGGGCCCGACCGCCGGCAACTTCATCGCTGACCACGTCAAGCCGAAGGCTGTTGCCGTCATCCACGACAAGCAGCAGTACGGCGAAGGCATCGCCACTGCCGTGAAGCAGACCCTGGAAGCCAAAGGCATCAAGGTTCCGCTGTTCGAAGGCATCAACGCCGGCGACAAGGACTTCTCCACCATCGTTGCCAAGCTGAAGCAGACCGGCGTGGACTTCGTCTACTACGGCGGCTACCACCCGGAACTGGGCCTGCTGCTGCGCCAGTCGGCTGAAAAAGGCCTGAAAGTCCGCTTCATGGGTCCGGAAGGCGTAGGCAACAAGGAACTGTCCGCCATCGCTGGCCCGGCTTCCGAAGGCCTGCTGGTAACCCTGCCGAAGTCCTTCGACCAGGATCCGAAGAACCAGGCCCTGGTAGACGCCTTCAAGGCCAAGAACGAAGACCCGAGCGGTCCGTTCGTGTTCCCGGCTTACGCCGCCGTGAAAGTCATCGCCGACGGCATCAAGAAAGCCGGCGAAGACGACACCGCCAAGGTCGCAGCTGCCCTGCGCGCCAACTCGTTCGACACCCCGACCGGTACCCTGGCCTTCGACGAGAAGGGCGATCTGAAGGACTTCAGCTTCGTGGTTTACGAGTGGCACAAGGACGGCACCAAGACCGAAGCTAAATAA
- a CDS encoding SDR family oxidoreductase — MDLQLENRSALVCGGSSGLGFGVAEALAREGVRVCLLARNLSKLELAVERIRKEGGEAQAVAVDLNDLGALEMAIEQVVAAIGTPDILVANNGGPPPINAVDFDPQLWHRQLDAMLLSSMALVNAFLPSMRQRRFGRILMISSTSVVEPIPGLVLSSALRAALANWAKTLSAEVAADGVTVNTLMPGSFWTERTETLTLRAAERSGMPVASLMAKEQAAIPVGRYGATEEFGAVAAFLASPLASYVTGALVPVDGGVLKG; from the coding sequence ATGGACCTTCAACTTGAAAACCGCAGTGCCCTGGTGTGCGGCGGCAGCTCCGGGTTGGGCTTCGGCGTCGCCGAGGCCCTGGCCAGGGAGGGCGTACGGGTCTGCCTGCTGGCGCGTAACCTGTCGAAGCTGGAGCTGGCGGTGGAACGCATCCGCAAGGAAGGCGGCGAGGCCCAGGCAGTGGCCGTGGACCTCAACGACCTGGGGGCTCTGGAGATGGCCATCGAGCAGGTGGTGGCGGCCATCGGCACGCCGGACATCCTGGTCGCCAACAATGGCGGCCCGCCGCCGATCAACGCTGTGGATTTCGACCCGCAGCTCTGGCACCGACAGCTGGACGCCATGCTGCTGAGCTCGATGGCCCTGGTGAATGCCTTCCTCCCGAGCATGCGTCAGCGGCGCTTCGGCCGCATCCTGATGATTTCGTCCACCAGCGTGGTGGAGCCGATTCCCGGCCTGGTGCTCTCCAGCGCGCTACGTGCGGCCTTGGCCAACTGGGCCAAGACGCTTTCAGCCGAAGTGGCCGCCGATGGCGTGACGGTCAATACCCTGATGCCCGGCTCCTTCTGGACCGAACGCACTGAAACCCTGACGTTGCGCGCCGCCGAACGCAGCGGCATGCCGGTGGCGAGCCTGATGGCCAAGGAGCAGGCGGCGATTCCGGTGGGGCGCTATGGTGCGACCGAGGAGTTCGGCGCGGTGGCGGCCTTCCTGGCCAGCCCGCTTGCCAGCTATGTCACCGGGGCGCTGGTTCCGGTGGATGGTGGCGTTCTGAAGGGTTGA
- a CDS encoding high-affinity branched-chain amino acid ABC transporter permease LivM produces MNTRLKTAFFSALLVLAVAYPVLGLKLSVVGVGLVVTGANTPTLLAIAACAVAMFIWQMMRDKVQGAWASAPKLPGMSKGTANFLTLPSTQRWVILGLIVVALVWPFFGSRGAVDIATLILIYVLLGLGLNIVVGLAGLLDLGYVGFYAVGAYSYALLSHYYGLGFWVCLPIAGLMAAFFGFILGFPVLRLRGDYLAIVTLGFGEIIRILLRNLTWLTGGPNGISNIDKPTFFGLSFERRAEEGLQTFHEYFGIAYNSVNKVIFLYLVALLLALLALFVINRLLRMPLGRAWEALREDEIACRALGLNPTIIKLSAFTLGACFAGFAGSFFAARQGLVTPESFTFIESATILAIVVLGGLGSQLGVILAAVVMILLPELMREFSEYRMLMFGALMVLMMIWRPQGLLPMQRPHLELKQ; encoded by the coding sequence ATGAATACTCGACTCAAAACGGCGTTCTTCAGCGCCCTCCTGGTGCTGGCCGTCGCCTACCCCGTCCTCGGCCTGAAACTCAGCGTCGTCGGCGTGGGCCTGGTGGTCACCGGCGCCAATACCCCGACCCTGCTGGCCATCGCGGCGTGCGCCGTGGCCATGTTCATCTGGCAGATGATGCGCGACAAGGTGCAGGGCGCCTGGGCCTCCGCGCCCAAGCTGCCGGGCATGTCGAAGGGCACCGCGAACTTCCTCACCCTGCCCTCCACCCAGCGCTGGGTCATCCTCGGCCTGATCGTGGTCGCCCTGGTATGGCCGTTCTTCGGCTCCCGCGGCGCAGTGGACATCGCCACCCTGATCCTGATCTACGTACTGCTCGGCCTTGGCCTGAACATCGTGGTCGGCCTGGCGGGCCTGCTGGACCTGGGCTACGTCGGCTTCTACGCCGTCGGCGCCTACAGCTACGCGCTGCTCTCGCACTACTACGGCCTGGGCTTCTGGGTGTGCCTGCCGATCGCCGGCCTGATGGCGGCCTTCTTCGGCTTCATCCTCGGCTTCCCGGTACTGCGCCTGCGCGGTGACTACCTGGCCATCGTGACCCTGGGCTTCGGCGAGATCATCCGCATCCTGCTGCGCAACCTGACCTGGCTCACCGGCGGCCCGAACGGCATCAGCAACATCGACAAGCCGACCTTCTTCGGCCTGTCCTTCGAGCGCCGTGCAGAAGAAGGCCTGCAGACCTTCCACGAGTACTTCGGGATTGCCTACAACTCGGTGAACAAGGTGATCTTCCTTTACCTGGTCGCCCTGCTGCTGGCCCTGCTGGCCCTGTTCGTGATCAACCGCCTGCTGCGCATGCCGCTCGGTCGCGCCTGGGAAGCCCTGCGTGAAGACGAGATCGCCTGCCGTGCACTGGGTCTGAACCCCACCATCATCAAACTCTCCGCTTTCACCCTGGGCGCCTGCTTCGCGGGCTTTGCCGGCAGCTTCTTCGCCGCACGCCAGGGCCTGGTGACGCCCGAGTCCTTCACCTTCATCGAGTCGGCGACCATCCTCGCCATTGTCGTGCTGGGTGGCCTGGGTTCCCAGTTGGGTGTGATCCTCGCGGCCGTCGTGATGATCCTGCTGCCCGAACTCATGCGTGAGTTCAGCGAGTACCGGATGCTGATGTTCGGCGCCCTGATGGTGCTGATGATGATCTGGCGCCCGCAAGGCCTGCTGCCGATGCAACGTCCCCACCTGGAGCTGAAACAATGA
- a CDS encoding ABC transporter ATP-binding protein, with product MLTFDKVSTFYGKIQALHGVSMDVKKGEIVTLIGANGAGKSTLLMTLCGSPRAASGSIRYEGEELVGQESYDIMRKSIAVVPEGRRVFARLTVEENLAMGGFFTEKGDYQEQMDKVLHLFPRLKERFEQRAGTMSGGEQQMLAIGRALMSKPKLLLLDEPSLGLAPIIIQQIFDIIEQLRKDGVTVFLVEQNANQALKLADRGYVLENGRIVMQGSGDDLLNDPKVRDAYLGG from the coding sequence ATGCTTACTTTCGACAAGGTTTCCACCTTCTACGGCAAGATCCAGGCGCTGCACGGCGTCAGCATGGATGTGAAGAAAGGCGAGATCGTCACCCTGATCGGTGCCAACGGCGCCGGCAAGTCGACCCTGCTGATGACCCTCTGCGGCTCGCCGCGCGCGGCCAGCGGCAGCATCCGCTATGAAGGCGAGGAGCTGGTTGGGCAGGAGTCCTACGACATCATGCGCAAGAGCATCGCCGTCGTGCCGGAAGGCCGCCGCGTGTTCGCTCGCCTGACCGTCGAAGAGAACCTGGCCATGGGCGGTTTCTTCACTGAAAAGGGCGACTACCAGGAGCAAATGGACAAGGTGCTGCACCTGTTCCCGCGCCTGAAGGAGCGTTTCGAGCAGCGCGCCGGCACCATGTCCGGCGGCGAACAGCAGATGCTCGCCATCGGCCGCGCGCTGATGAGCAAGCCCAAGCTGCTGCTGCTCGACGAGCCGTCCCTGGGTCTTGCGCCCATCATCATCCAGCAGATCTTCGACATCATCGAACAGCTGCGTAAGGATGGCGTGACCGTCTTCCTGGTGGAGCAGAACGCCAACCAGGCGCTCAAGCTGGCCGACCGTGGCTACGTGCTGGAGAACGGACGCATCGTCATGCAGGGCAGCGGCGACGACCTGCTCAACGACCCCAAGGTCCGCGACGCCTACCTCGGCGGCTGA
- a CDS encoding DUF2288 domain-containing protein, with protein sequence MNDNASTLYAKLLGETAAITWEELQPFFARGALLWVEGAEDLVGVALAVAEDDKARISALLAAGKLSKVEEDRAQDLLARDPKLWAVVVAPWVLIQERDEAPTRH encoded by the coding sequence ATGAACGATAACGCTAGCACCCTCTATGCCAAGCTGCTCGGCGAAACCGCCGCCATCACCTGGGAAGAGCTTCAGCCCTTCTTCGCCCGTGGCGCGCTGCTCTGGGTGGAAGGCGCCGAGGACCTGGTAGGCGTGGCACTGGCCGTGGCCGAGGATGACAAGGCGCGGATTTCGGCCCTGCTGGCCGCCGGCAAGCTGAGCAAGGTCGAGGAAGATCGTGCCCAGGACCTGCTGGCGCGCGACCCGAAACTCTGGGCTGTAGTGGTAGCGCCCTGGGTACTGATCCAGGAGCGGGACGAGGCGCCTACCCGTCACTGA
- the livG gene encoding high-affinity branched-chain amino acid ABC transporter ATP-binding protein LivG — protein sequence MSRAILEVSGLTMRFGGLLAVNGVGLTVQEKQVVSMIGPNGAGKTTVFNCLTGFYQPTSGSIRLDGEQIEALPGHKIARKGVVRTFQNVRLFKEMTAVENLLVAQHRHLNTNFLAGLLKTPGFRKSEREAMDYAAHWLEKVNLTEVANRPAGTLAYGQQRRLEIARCMMTRPRILMLDEPAAGLNPRETDDLKALIAMLRNEHNVTVLLIEHDMKLVMSISDHIYVINQGTPLADGTPEQIRNNPDVIKAYLGEA from the coding sequence ATGAGCCGCGCGATTCTCGAAGTAAGCGGTCTCACCATGCGCTTCGGCGGCCTCCTGGCCGTCAACGGGGTGGGTCTGACCGTTCAGGAAAAACAAGTCGTATCCATGATCGGCCCGAACGGCGCCGGCAAGACCACCGTGTTCAACTGCCTGACCGGCTTCTACCAGCCGACCTCCGGCAGCATCCGCCTGGATGGCGAGCAGATCGAAGCCCTGCCGGGCCACAAGATCGCTCGCAAGGGCGTGGTGCGGACCTTCCAGAACGTCCGCCTGTTCAAGGAAATGACGGCGGTGGAGAACCTGCTGGTCGCCCAGCACCGCCACCTCAACACCAACTTCCTCGCCGGCCTGCTGAAGACCCCGGGCTTCCGCAAGAGCGAACGCGAGGCCATGGACTACGCCGCCCACTGGCTGGAAAAGGTCAACCTGACCGAAGTCGCCAACCGTCCGGCCGGCACCCTGGCCTACGGTCAGCAGCGCCGCCTGGAAATCGCCCGCTGCATGATGACCCGTCCGCGCATCCTGATGCTCGACGAGCCGGCCGCCGGCCTCAACCCCCGTGAGACCGACGATCTCAAGGCGCTGATCGCCATGCTGCGTAACGAGCACAACGTGACCGTGCTGCTGATCGAGCACGACATGAAGCTGGTGATGAGCATTTCCGACCACATCTACGTGATCAACCAGGGTACCCCCCTGGCCGACGGCACGCCGGAGCAGATCCGCAACAACCCCGACGTGATCAAAGCCTATCTGGGGGAGGCCTGA
- a CDS encoding FMN-binding glutamate synthase family protein → MSLSLLSRYAFFAFCVLFTLFSLPFTGHDWVWPLTLLGLALSVLGVFDLLQSRHAVRRNYPILGNIRYLVEGIRPEIRQYLLEADDDRLPFSRAQRSLVYARAKNEGGDKPFGTLIDVYKSGYEFIGHSMRPAPLSDPTSFRVVVGGPQCTQPYSASVFNVSAMSFGSLSANAIRALNRGAKLGNFYHDTGEGSISPYHRENGGDLVWELGSGYFGCRTSDGQFDPERFATQARSPQVRMIEIKLSQGAKPGHGGILPKHKVTEEISLTRGVPMGEDCVSPSRHSAFSTPIEMMQFIAKLRELSGGKPVGFKFCLGHPWEFMGIAKAMLETGILPDFIVIDGKEGGTGAAPLEFTDHIGVPLREGLLFVHNTLVGLNLRDKIKLGASGKIISAFDIASVLAIGADWANSARGFMFAIGCIQSQSCHTNKCPTGVATQDKLRQRALVVPDKAQRVQMFHRNTLKALAEMLAAAGLEHPNQLEPRHLVRRVSDKEIRLFSQIHVFLKPGDLLKDKIEADFYERMWAMARADSFEPSCAW, encoded by the coding sequence ATGAGCCTTTCGCTGCTGAGCCGTTACGCCTTCTTCGCCTTCTGCGTGCTGTTCACCCTCTTCAGCCTGCCCTTCACCGGCCACGACTGGGTCTGGCCGCTCACCCTGCTGGGTCTCGCGCTCAGCGTGCTGGGGGTGTTCGACCTGCTGCAGTCGCGCCATGCCGTGCGACGCAACTACCCCATCCTCGGCAACATCCGCTACCTGGTCGAAGGCATCCGCCCGGAGATCCGCCAGTACCTGCTGGAAGCCGATGACGACCGCCTGCCCTTCTCCCGCGCCCAGCGTTCGCTGGTCTATGCACGGGCCAAGAACGAAGGGGGCGACAAACCCTTCGGCACCCTGATCGACGTGTACAAGTCCGGCTACGAATTCATCGGCCATTCCATGCGCCCGGCGCCGCTCAGCGACCCCACCAGCTTCCGCGTGGTAGTCGGCGGGCCGCAATGCACCCAGCCTTACTCGGCCTCGGTGTTCAACGTGTCGGCCATGAGCTTCGGCTCTCTCAGCGCCAACGCCATCCGCGCGCTCAACCGTGGTGCCAAGCTCGGCAACTTCTACCACGACACCGGCGAAGGCAGCATCAGCCCCTACCACCGCGAAAACGGCGGCGACCTGGTCTGGGAACTGGGCAGCGGCTACTTCGGCTGCCGCACCAGCGACGGCCAGTTCGACCCGGAACGCTTCGCCACCCAGGCGCGCAGCCCGCAGGTACGGATGATCGAAATCAAGCTGAGCCAGGGCGCCAAGCCCGGCCACGGCGGCATCCTGCCCAAGCACAAGGTCACCGAGGAAATCTCCCTCACCCGCGGCGTGCCCATGGGCGAGGACTGCGTCTCGCCCTCCCGCCACAGCGCCTTCTCCACCCCCATAGAAATGATGCAGTTCATCGCGAAGTTGCGAGAGCTGTCCGGTGGCAAGCCGGTCGGCTTCAAGTTCTGCCTGGGTCATCCCTGGGAGTTCATGGGCATCGCCAAGGCCATGCTGGAAACCGGCATCCTTCCCGACTTCATCGTGATCGATGGCAAGGAAGGCGGCACCGGCGCAGCCCCACTGGAATTCACCGACCATATCGGCGTGCCACTGCGCGAGGGGCTGCTGTTCGTGCACAACACCCTGGTGGGGTTGAACCTGCGGGACAAGATCAAACTGGGCGCCAGCGGCAAGATCATCAGCGCCTTCGACATCGCCAGTGTGCTGGCCATCGGTGCCGACTGGGCCAACTCGGCGCGGGGCTTCATGTTCGCCATTGGCTGCATCCAGTCGCAGAGCTGCCACACGAACAAATGCCCTACCGGCGTCGCCACCCAGGACAAGCTGCGCCAGCGCGCCCTGGTGGTGCCGGACAAGGCCCAGCGGGTGCAGATGTTCCACCGCAACACGCTGAAGGCCCTGGCCGAAATGCTCGCCGCCGCCGGACTGGAGCACCCCAACCAGCTCGAACCCCGCCATCTGGTGCGGCGTGTTTCGGACAAGGAAATTCGCTTGTTCTCGCAGATCCACGTCTTCCTCAAGCCGGGGGACCTGCTCAAGGACAAGATCGAGGCGGACTTCTACGAACGCATGTGGGCAATGGCGCGGGCCGACAGCTTCGAGCCGTCCTGCGCCTGGTGA
- a CDS encoding DUF5064 family protein — protein MFEPGHVHRASVPGLPGQKFSIDLYYEARPNAKEGTMLHFRMVGEIDGRQFSEEFEMHRDTAFNFAAVISKVAVKNGLHPNTTLIMRNHKEYDKIFEDIRRILGAEPGEAVNLDHLEKDGL, from the coding sequence ATGTTCGAACCAGGCCATGTACATCGGGCCAGCGTGCCCGGATTGCCGGGGCAGAAATTCTCCATCGACCTTTATTACGAAGCACGTCCGAATGCGAAGGAAGGCACCATGCTGCACTTCCGCATGGTGGGTGAGATCGACGGCAGGCAGTTCTCGGAAGAGTTCGAGATGCATCGCGATACGGCGTTCAACTTCGCCGCGGTGATTTCCAAGGTGGCAGTGAAAAACGGGCTGCACCCCAACACCACGCTGATCATGCGCAACCACAAGGAATACGACAAAATCTTCGAAGACATCCGCCGAATTCTCGGTGCCGAGCCGGGTGAGGCGGTGAACTTGGATCATCTGGAGAAGGACGGTCTCTGA